A DNA window from Sulfitobacter noctilucicola contains the following coding sequences:
- a CDS encoding dihydroxy-acid dehydratase encodes MSPSDPKRKLRSRVTTDGLDRVPHRAFYRGAGLDDDAISRPMIGVASTHGETSPCNMNLRDQAEHAYRGVQEAGGTPREFTTISVSDGFSMNHQGMKNSLMSRETIADSVELVMRGHAYDGLVAYGGCDKNLPALIMAMVRLNCPSVFVFGGSTLPGMFGGKPATILDAYEGAGAVMAGDMAQETLDRMERAVMPTVGACPGQFTANTMGMVSEILGIAPLGSALIPAVFSERMALGRKAGHLVMQVLERGGPYPRDLITRKSLENACAIVAATGGSTNAGMHISAIAHEAGITFTMDDVGAVFERTPLIGNLRPGGAYYALDVHRLGGVPMIAKALISSGHMHGDTLTLSGETLAEAVKDAPDPDGEVIRPVAEAIDSSGGVIVLKGNLAPEGAFIKVAGLKKRVHEGPARVFESEEDCMRVIRQQTYKAGDVIIIRNEGPAGGPGMREMLGPTAVIYGQGMGEKVALVTDGRFSGATRGMCIGYLSPEAYGGGPLGLVEDGDIIRIDTESARAIDLLVDDAELDKRRAALAARPARRLAGVHEKYAAQVGSAFYGAVTHSGAAEWPMDGLDDE; translated from the coding sequence ATGTCCCCCTCTGATCCCAAGCGCAAGCTGCGCTCCCGCGTGACAACAGATGGGCTCGATAGGGTCCCGCACCGCGCGTTCTACCGTGGTGCGGGTCTCGATGATGATGCCATCTCGCGCCCGATGATTGGTGTCGCGTCAACGCATGGCGAAACATCACCGTGCAACATGAACCTGCGCGATCAGGCCGAACACGCCTATCGCGGCGTTCAAGAAGCGGGCGGCACGCCGCGTGAATTCACGACGATCTCTGTCTCTGACGGGTTCAGCATGAACCATCAGGGCATGAAGAATTCGCTGATGTCGCGCGAAACGATTGCGGATTCAGTTGAGCTTGTGATGCGCGGTCATGCCTATGACGGGCTGGTGGCCTATGGCGGCTGTGACAAGAACCTGCCCGCGCTTATCATGGCGATGGTGCGCCTGAATTGCCCGTCCGTTTTTGTTTTTGGCGGCAGCACCTTGCCCGGCATGTTCGGTGGTAAGCCCGCAACCATTCTGGATGCCTACGAAGGCGCAGGGGCCGTAATGGCGGGCGACATGGCCCAAGAAACACTGGACCGGATGGAACGCGCGGTGATGCCCACGGTCGGAGCCTGCCCCGGTCAATTTACTGCCAACACGATGGGCATGGTGTCCGAAATCCTCGGCATTGCGCCTTTGGGCAGTGCGCTCATTCCTGCAGTGTTTTCCGAACGGATGGCCTTGGGCCGCAAGGCCGGACACCTCGTCATGCAGGTGCTGGAACGCGGCGGGCCATACCCGCGTGATCTGATCACCCGCAAAAGCCTTGAGAACGCCTGTGCGATTGTAGCGGCCACCGGCGGGTCAACCAATGCAGGCATGCACATCTCTGCCATCGCCCACGAGGCCGGTATCACCTTCACGATGGACGATGTCGGGGCGGTGTTCGAGCGGACGCCGCTGATTGGCAACCTGCGTCCGGGCGGCGCTTACTATGCGCTCGATGTGCACCGGTTGGGCGGCGTGCCGATGATCGCGAAAGCGCTTATCTCAAGCGGACATATGCACGGCGATACGCTGACCTTGAGCGGTGAGACCTTGGCCGAGGCCGTGAAAGACGCGCCTGATCCTGATGGCGAGGTTATCCGGCCGGTCGCGGAGGCGATTGACAGCAGTGGCGGCGTGATTGTCCTTAAAGGCAACCTTGCCCCCGAAGGCGCGTTTATCAAAGTGGCAGGCCTGAAAAAGCGTGTCCACGAGGGGCCTGCGCGGGTTTTCGAGAGCGAAGAAGACTGCATGCGTGTCATTCGCCAACAAACCTATAAGGCAGGCGATGTGATCATCATTCGTAACGAAGGCCCTGCTGGCGGGCCGGGCATGCGCGAGATGCTGGGACCGACCGCCGTGATTTACGGTCAGGGCATGGGCGAAAAGGTGGCGTTAGTTACGGACGGACGCTTCTCCGGTGCGACGCGTGGCATGTGCATCGGATATCTATCCCCTGAAGCCTATGGCGGCGGGCCGCTTGGATTGGTGGAGGATGGGGATATCATCCGCATCGACACTGAAAGCGCCCGCGCGATTGACCTGCTGGTGGATGATGCTGAATTGGACAAACGCCGTGCAGCATTGGCCGCACGTCCCGCCCGCCGTCTGGCCGGGGTTCACGAAAAGTATGCAGCGCAGGTTGGCAGCGCCTTCTACGGGGCGGTGACGCACTCGGGGGCTGCGGAATGGCCAATGGACGGACTTGATGATGAATAA
- a CDS encoding TRAP transporter substrate-binding protein, whose protein sequence is MLKTLTKPLSAGVAALAMTASAAWADVVLTYSSWLPWTHPVNTAIYIPWMEGIEAASEGRITFKRLPKPVASPPAHLDAVRTGQADVAFAVHGYSRNQFTPYIFGEFPFLGDSAKASSIAFQRTHDKFLSEMDLYKGVHLIGVNLHGPGQVHHSKMNMTKPADFEGQKIRTGGPVPLAIVEAWGGVSIRQPAPKSYEILSSGIADGITFPFESLPSFKITELVPYTTTMPGGWYNSSHYLVMNKRAYDGLTDEDKAVVDQFSGEAYAALAGGGWDEINAIGLEAANAAGNSIVEASEELKTALSELNDTFVADYIKEAEGFGLNGQEVIDYFKAEAEKAGSM, encoded by the coding sequence ATGCTGAAAACACTTACAAAACCGCTCAGTGCAGGCGTTGCCGCGCTGGCGATGACCGCATCTGCCGCTTGGGCTGATGTCGTGTTGACATATTCCTCGTGGTTGCCGTGGACGCACCCCGTGAACACAGCGATATACATCCCATGGATGGAAGGGATCGAGGCCGCAAGCGAAGGACGCATCACCTTCAAACGCCTGCCCAAACCGGTTGCGTCACCGCCCGCACATCTGGACGCCGTTAGGACCGGTCAAGCCGATGTCGCCTTTGCGGTACACGGTTATTCCCGCAACCAGTTCACGCCTTATATCTTCGGGGAATTTCCATTTCTTGGTGACAGCGCCAAGGCAAGTTCTATCGCGTTCCAACGCACCCACGACAAATTCCTGTCCGAGATGGACCTTTATAAAGGTGTGCACCTTATCGGGGTAAACCTGCACGGTCCGGGCCAGGTCCACCACTCAAAGATGAACATGACGAAACCTGCGGATTTCGAAGGTCAGAAAATTCGTACCGGTGGTCCGGTCCCGCTTGCGATTGTCGAAGCGTGGGGCGGCGTTTCTATTCGCCAGCCAGCGCCAAAATCCTATGAAATTCTTTCTTCGGGCATCGCGGACGGCATCACCTTCCCTTTTGAATCCCTGCCAAGCTTCAAGATCACCGAGCTTGTCCCTTACACTACCACAATGCCGGGCGGTTGGTACAACTCCAGCCATTATCTTGTGATGAACAAACGCGCCTATGACGGCCTGACCGATGAGGATAAAGCGGTGGTCGATCAGTTCTCGGGCGAAGCCTATGCAGCGCTTGCAGGCGGCGGATGGGACGAAATCAACGCGATCGGACTGGAGGCCGCGAACGCTGCGGGCAACTCCATTGTCGAGGCCAGCGAAGAGCTCAAGACAGCGTTGAGCGAGCTGAACGATACTTTTGTTGCCGACTACATCAAGGAAGCAGAGGGTTTCGGATTGAACGGTCAGGAGGTCATTGATTACTTCAAGGCCGAAGCCGAAAAAGCAGGCTCGATGTAA
- a CDS encoding SDR family NAD(P)-dependent oxidoreductase codes for MSHLCAVITGGSKGIGADLAACLLERGYKVISIARGLSENPPDGLIEVQADLLDETSVREAATEIARAHEVTHLIHNAGLIWPNLIEDATPADLAGLTQLHLGSALTLAQAFLPAMKSGGMGRILFNGSRAAMGVPTRTAYSATKAGIIGMARTWALELAPHGITVNVVAPGPIKTDNFWGIVEKDSPQEEALAKRIPVGRLGEVRDVTNAFLFFCEPANNFITGQTLYVCGGASVGAMQL; via the coding sequence ATGAGCCACCTTTGCGCGGTCATCACGGGCGGGAGCAAAGGCATCGGGGCCGATTTGGCCGCTTGCCTGCTGGAACGTGGGTACAAGGTCATTTCAATCGCGCGGGGGCTTTCCGAAAATCCACCCGACGGATTGATCGAGGTACAGGCAGACCTGCTTGACGAAACCTCAGTCCGCGAGGCCGCGACCGAGATTGCACGTGCGCACGAAGTTACACACCTCATTCACAATGCAGGGCTAATCTGGCCAAACCTGATCGAAGACGCGACGCCCGCAGACCTCGCAGGTCTGACCCAGCTCCATCTTGGCAGCGCCCTCACCCTTGCCCAGGCGTTTCTGCCTGCGATGAAATCAGGCGGCATGGGGCGTATTCTGTTCAACGGCTCACGTGCTGCGATGGGCGTGCCAACGCGTACTGCTTATTCAGCGACAAAGGCAGGTATCATCGGGATGGCCCGCACTTGGGCACTGGAGCTTGCCCCCCACGGCATCACAGTCAATGTCGTCGCTCCCGGACCGATCAAGACGGACAACTTTTGGGGCATCGTAGAGAAAGACAGCCCGCAGGAGGAAGCACTGGCCAAGCGTATTCCCGTTGGACGATTAGGTGAAGTGCGTGATGTCACCAACGCGTTTCTCTTCTTCTGCGAACCTGCCAACAATTTCATCACAGGACAGACACTCTATGTTTGCGGCGGGGCGAGTGTCGGGGCCATGCAACTTTGA
- a CDS encoding 2-keto-4-pentenoate hydratase → MSDAITVIAHARSGIGTYDLSVLPDTLAGAYDFQDGLAAAVGKAGGFKMAVNGAPQMAHFGVDEPVWARIFADQVHASGVTLPRSGFDAVSVEPEIAAILGAGVEKLTGAVDRDTALTLIDRFHPAIELIDQRGLSVPQLTLPQAVALNVFNAGCVLGPDHIAPADLDLEAMHVTIHDDSALVGEATNNAPQHPVDAVMWLVNQLTVRGVKPQAGMVVLCGTHLPLRTLDASVGRVDVRMSGLGEVSFSLV, encoded by the coding sequence ATGTCCGACGCTATCACCGTAATCGCTCACGCCCGTTCGGGCATCGGTACGTATGATCTGTCCGTGCTGCCGGACACGCTTGCGGGCGCTTACGACTTTCAGGACGGGCTTGCTGCTGCTGTAGGCAAAGCAGGTGGTTTCAAGATGGCGGTGAACGGCGCCCCGCAGATGGCACATTTCGGTGTCGATGAACCTGTCTGGGCGCGCATCTTTGCGGATCAGGTCCATGCCTCCGGCGTAACCTTGCCGCGCTCCGGTTTTGACGCGGTCAGTGTCGAGCCCGAGATCGCGGCCATCTTGGGTGCAGGTGTCGAAAAACTGACAGGAGCGGTGGACCGCGACACGGCGCTTACCCTGATTGACCGGTTCCACCCCGCGATTGAGCTGATCGACCAGCGCGGGTTGTCGGTGCCGCAACTGACCCTCCCGCAGGCTGTTGCGCTTAATGTATTCAATGCAGGATGTGTGCTGGGGCCGGATCACATCGCGCCCGCCGATTTGGACCTTGAAGCGATGCATGTCACGATACATGACGATAGCGCACTTGTTGGAGAGGCCACAAACAACGCGCCGCAGCATCCGGTGGATGCGGTGATGTGGTTGGTCAACCAGCTGACTGTCCGTGGAGTAAAGCCGCAGGCGGGAATGGTTGTGTTGTGCGGGACGCATCTGCCTCTGCGCACGCTTGACGCTTCGGTAGGCCGTGTGGACGTCAGGATGTCCGGCCTTGGCGAGGTGTCTTTCTCGCTGGTGTGA
- a CDS encoding NAD(P)-dependent oxidoreductase: MMNNPRLGYIGLGLMGAPMVMRLLDAGCDVMVWNRSAGKKDAAVAAGAKLAESPAQLAAHCDVIMCCLTDARAVEEVMFGDDGVASVNGPSILIDLSSMDPDQTREFGTRLRAANGMGWIDAPVSGGTPAATDGTLTIMAGGTDEDFALAAPLMGPLAQKVTHMGPAGAGQMTKLVNQIISGCTMAVVAEAVNFAKKSGVDATQLTDALAGGFADSKVFQLLAPRMASENFENPLGTVAMMLKDLDTVAAKGAGKAALPMTDAAIDLMRETGVRGYDQSDISTIVATLAARL, encoded by the coding sequence ATGATGAATAATCCTCGACTGGGATACATCGGACTGGGCCTCATGGGCGCGCCGATGGTAATGCGGCTGCTGGACGCAGGATGCGACGTCATGGTCTGGAACCGCTCAGCAGGCAAGAAAGACGCCGCCGTGGCCGCTGGTGCAAAGCTCGCCGAAAGCCCTGCCCAACTGGCGGCGCACTGTGACGTGATCATGTGTTGCCTGACCGACGCACGCGCGGTCGAGGAGGTGATGTTCGGTGATGACGGCGTGGCCAGCGTTAACGGCCCGTCGATTTTGATCGACCTGTCATCAATGGACCCGGATCAGACGCGGGAGTTTGGCACACGGCTGCGCGCCGCAAACGGTATGGGCTGGATCGACGCGCCAGTCTCCGGGGGGACGCCCGCCGCGACCGATGGCACTTTGACAATCATGGCTGGCGGCACGGATGAGGACTTTGCCCTTGCTGCACCGCTCATGGGACCACTGGCGCAAAAGGTTACCCATATGGGGCCAGCGGGTGCGGGCCAGATGACCAAACTGGTCAACCAGATCATATCCGGCTGCACCATGGCCGTTGTCGCCGAAGCCGTGAACTTCGCCAAGAAATCCGGCGTGGACGCGACCCAATTGACCGATGCTCTGGCCGGAGGCTTTGCCGACAGCAAGGTGTTTCAACTGCTTGCGCCGCGCATGGCGTCGGAGAACTTTGAAAACCCGCTTGGCACAGTGGCCATGATGCTCAAAGACCTCGACACAGTGGCTGCCAAAGGTGCCGGCAAGGCAGCGCTGCCAATGACGGACGCCGCGATTGACCTGATGCGCGAGACCGGCGTAAGGGGGTACGATCAAAGCGATATATCGACCATTGTGGCAACTCTTGCGGCGCGGCTCTGA
- a CDS encoding TRAP transporter small permease — protein MDLSHNQPVAGNVRGLGAASAVLSWIACIVLFGMMLVTFADVVGRYVFLSPLPAAYEMISLMMPAIIFCAMPITVLREGHVTVDLLDSFMSRGTARIQGVVVNIVSACALGLLAWRLGVKARDDYVYETITDELLLLIWPVGAAMVVLCAIAALAALANAWAYATNPPLHKAS, from the coding sequence ATGGACCTTTCACACAACCAGCCGGTCGCGGGCAATGTCCGCGGCCTAGGCGCCGCCAGCGCGGTGCTGTCATGGATCGCCTGCATTGTGCTGTTTGGCATGATGCTTGTAACCTTTGCTGACGTGGTGGGGCGGTATGTTTTCCTCAGCCCCCTGCCCGCCGCCTACGAAATGATCTCGCTGATGATGCCCGCCATTATCTTTTGCGCGATGCCGATCACGGTCTTGCGTGAAGGGCATGTCACAGTTGATTTGCTGGACAGCTTTATGTCCCGCGGAACGGCTCGCATCCAAGGCGTCGTCGTCAACATCGTAAGTGCCTGCGCCTTGGGTCTTCTGGCATGGCGTCTGGGCGTCAAAGCGCGCGACGACTATGTTTATGAAACGATCACGGATGAATTGCTGCTGCTGATCTGGCCCGTCGGCGCCGCGATGGTTGTGCTGTGCGCGATTGCAGCTTTAGCCGCCCTTGCAAATGCTTGGGCCTATGCGACCAACCCTCCTCTTCATAAGGCCAGCTGA
- a CDS encoding TRAP transporter large permease — protein sequence MIEALTGLAVLLILAFLRIPIAIVMILVGTAGMAWVLNPEGALYNVGQTAYDAAINYELSVVPLFVLMGNLVARAGLAGQLYTASNAFLGHRKGGLAMATVVACGGFSAICGSSLATAATMSKVAMPSMRRFNYSDRLATGSIAAGGTLGILIPPSVILVIYGILTQQSIGKLFAAGVIPGLLGVLLYLAAVRFVTWRRPEEGPAGERTDWSERMRALGQVWGVILLFAIVMGGIYGGVFSPTEAAGIGAMGAFAFALLRRALTWSILKDILLESVETTAMLFTVLIGALLFANFINYTDFPQALLAFAAQFADRPWLVIMAILAIYVLLGCVFESLSMILLTVPIFFPLVRDLGYDPIWFGIVVVVVTEISLITPPVGLNVFVLRGVLPDVSTGTIFKGVTPFWVADIFRLALIVAIPALSLWLPSFVV from the coding sequence ATGATCGAAGCACTGACCGGACTGGCAGTATTGCTGATACTCGCCTTCCTGCGCATTCCAATTGCGATTGTTATGATCCTTGTGGGCACTGCCGGAATGGCATGGGTGCTCAATCCCGAAGGCGCGCTTTATAACGTCGGACAGACAGCGTATGACGCCGCGATCAATTATGAGCTGTCGGTGGTGCCGCTTTTTGTCCTGATGGGCAATCTTGTGGCTCGTGCCGGGCTGGCAGGACAACTCTACACCGCCTCCAACGCCTTTCTGGGCCACCGCAAAGGCGGGCTCGCAATGGCAACCGTTGTCGCCTGCGGCGGGTTTAGCGCGATCTGCGGCTCATCACTGGCAACTGCCGCCACGATGTCCAAAGTCGCAATGCCGTCGATGCGGCGGTTCAATTATTCCGACCGGCTTGCGACAGGTTCTATCGCTGCGGGCGGTACACTCGGCATCCTGATCCCGCCGTCGGTGATCCTTGTCATTTATGGCATCCTCACGCAGCAAAGCATCGGCAAACTTTTTGCTGCCGGTGTCATTCCCGGACTGCTGGGCGTCCTGCTGTATCTCGCGGCTGTGCGCTTTGTCACATGGCGCAGGCCGGAAGAAGGTCCCGCTGGCGAACGGACGGATTGGTCCGAGCGGATGCGTGCCCTTGGTCAGGTTTGGGGTGTTATCTTGCTCTTTGCCATCGTGATGGGTGGTATCTATGGGGGCGTCTTCAGCCCGACAGAAGCAGCAGGGATCGGCGCGATGGGTGCTTTTGCCTTTGCTTTGCTGCGCCGCGCACTGACGTGGAGCATTCTTAAGGACATCCTGCTGGAAAGCGTTGAGACTACAGCGATGCTCTTTACGGTCCTGATCGGTGCGCTGCTGTTTGCGAATTTCATCAACTACACCGACTTCCCGCAGGCGCTGCTGGCCTTCGCGGCGCAATTCGCCGACCGGCCGTGGCTGGTCATCATGGCGATCCTCGCGATCTATGTCTTGCTGGGATGCGTTTTTGAAAGCCTGTCGATGATCCTGCTGACAGTGCCGATCTTCTTTCCACTGGTGCGCGATCTCGGCTACGATCCAATCTGGTTCGGCATCGTCGTCGTCGTTGTGACCGAGATCAGTCTGATTACGCCCCCTGTCGGCCTGAATGTATTTGTCCTGCGTGGGGTTCTGCCTGATGTCAGCACCGGCACGATTTTCAAAGGGGTCACCCCTTTCTGGGTCGCGGATATCTTTCGGCTGGCGCTGATCGTGGCCATCCCCGCGCTGTCGCTATGGTTGCCGTCTTTTGTTGTCTAG
- a CDS encoding cytochrome ubiquinol oxidase subunit I, which produces MEYPVDTLLLSRIQFGANISFHILFPTITIALGWVLLFFKLRYNATRESKWMDAYMFWVKIFALSFAMGVVSGITMSFQFGTNWPGFMETVGNVAGPLLAYEVMTAFFLEAVFLGIMLFGASRVKPWVHTLATFLVAFGTTMSTFWIIVLNSWMHTPQGFELRDGVVFATNWWEIVFNPSMPYRLVHMLLASGLTVAFLIAGVSALRLLWGDRAESAKSTLRFGIIVAAGLIPLQILAGDFHGLNTLEHQPAKVAAMEGNWETGPNIPLVLFAIPDEEARENKYEIGVPNGASIILKHKPSGVVPGLNDFVAEDGTKLHPRVAPVFFSFRIMVATGMAMLVLSWTGLFLLRRYGAGEMPRLPLYAFAAMSLSGWLATLAGWYTTEIGRQPWLVQGVLATKDAVSDVSAGMVLSTLIGYLVIYAALIFAYIGVILYLARKAARGEALPSRGYKHSGEAEVAVMQPGE; this is translated from the coding sequence ATGGAGTACCCCGTGGATACATTACTTTTGTCACGCATTCAGTTCGGTGCGAATATCTCTTTTCACATCCTGTTCCCCACGATCACGATCGCTTTGGGCTGGGTGCTGCTGTTCTTCAAATTGCGCTACAACGCAACGCGGGAAAGCAAATGGATGGATGCCTATATGTTTTGGGTAAAAATCTTTGCGCTATCCTTTGCGATGGGTGTTGTGTCGGGCATTACCATGTCGTTCCAGTTCGGCACCAACTGGCCCGGTTTCATGGAAACCGTCGGCAATGTGGCCGGACCGCTGCTGGCTTATGAGGTCATGACAGCCTTCTTTCTTGAGGCGGTCTTTTTGGGGATCATGCTGTTCGGTGCGTCCCGCGTGAAGCCGTGGGTACATACGCTGGCGACCTTCCTTGTGGCCTTCGGCACGACCATGTCTACCTTCTGGATCATCGTTCTGAATTCGTGGATGCACACGCCCCAGGGCTTTGAGCTGCGCGATGGCGTTGTGTTTGCGACCAACTGGTGGGAGATCGTCTTTAATCCGTCGATGCCATACCGTCTGGTGCATATGCTACTGGCCTCCGGTCTGACGGTCGCATTCCTGATCGCCGGCGTTTCCGCGCTGCGCCTTTTGTGGGGCGACCGCGCCGAAAGCGCCAAATCTACGCTGCGCTTTGGTATCATCGTGGCCGCCGGTCTGATCCCGCTGCAAATTCTTGCCGGTGATTTTCACGGCTTGAACACGCTAGAGCATCAACCCGCCAAAGTTGCCGCGATGGAGGGCAACTGGGAAACAGGTCCCAACATCCCGCTGGTCCTGTTTGCCATCCCGGATGAAGAAGCACGCGAGAACAAGTACGAGATAGGTGTGCCCAACGGGGCATCGATCATCCTGAAGCATAAACCGTCAGGCGTTGTGCCCGGTCTCAATGATTTTGTGGCCGAGGACGGGACGAAACTGCATCCGCGTGTGGCACCGGTTTTCTTCAGCTTCCGGATCATGGTCGCAACCGGAATGGCGATGCTCGTCCTTTCGTGGACCGGTCTTTTCCTGCTGCGACGCTACGGTGCCGGTGAAATGCCGCGCTTGCCCCTCTACGCTTTTGCCGCGATGAGCCTCAGCGGTTGGTTGGCCACACTCGCAGGCTGGTACACGACCGAAATCGGACGCCAGCCTTGGTTGGTTCAAGGTGTGCTTGCGACCAAGGACGCAGTGAGCGACGTTTCCGCCGGTATGGTCCTGAGCACACTGATCGGATATCTCGTTATCTACGCCGCGCTGATTTTTGCCTACATCGGTGTGATCCTTTATCTGGCGCGCAAAGCTGCTCGCGGCGAAGCTCTTCCGTCGCGCGGATACAAACACAGCGGTGAAGCCGAAGTCGCCGTTATGCAGCCGGGAGAATGA
- a CDS encoding cytochrome d ubiquinol oxidase subunit II, translating into MDLFSDPAIWLPWTFAALMGLSILMYVILDGFDLGVGLLVPLAEDEDKDLLVASIGPFWDANETWLVLAIGLLLVAFPTAHGIILSALYLPVFVMLVGLILRGVSFEFRAKAPASQKPRWNVAFFVGSLMASMSQGFMLGMYVMGLTWTLPHVAFALLTAVFLTVGYSFIGAAWLIAKTSGELQKRAVGWAKRGIWGLILGIAAISMATPYVSARIYEKWFSMPEMLYLSPLPLLSAAMVLYLLWQIKRLPQDNDRSAWGPFMAAMALFVLAFGGMAYSFYPYVVPEQITIYEAASAPESLLIILIGTLFVLPAILGYTILSYSIFRGKATELRYD; encoded by the coding sequence ATGGACCTGTTCAGCGATCCGGCCATATGGCTGCCGTGGACTTTTGCCGCCCTGATGGGCCTGTCCATTCTGATGTATGTTATTCTGGACGGTTTCGATCTGGGTGTGGGCCTATTGGTGCCGCTGGCCGAGGATGAAGACAAAGACTTGCTGGTCGCCTCCATCGGGCCGTTCTGGGATGCAAACGAGACATGGCTTGTGCTGGCAATCGGGCTATTGCTGGTGGCCTTCCCCACGGCACATGGCATCATATTAAGTGCCTTGTACCTGCCAGTGTTCGTCATGCTGGTGGGTCTTATCCTTCGCGGCGTGTCTTTCGAATTTCGTGCAAAAGCACCGGCATCGCAGAAACCGCGCTGGAATGTAGCGTTCTTCGTCGGATCGCTCATGGCCTCCATGAGCCAAGGTTTCATGCTTGGAATGTACGTCATGGGCCTCACGTGGACCTTGCCACACGTGGCCTTTGCCTTGCTGACCGCGGTTTTCCTGACGGTTGGGTACAGCTTTATCGGTGCCGCGTGGCTGATCGCAAAGACAAGCGGTGAATTACAGAAACGGGCTGTCGGCTGGGCCAAACGCGGTATCTGGGGACTGATCCTTGGCATCGCAGCAATCTCCATGGCGACACCATACGTTAGTGCGCGGATCTACGAGAAATGGTTCAGCATGCCCGAGATGCTTTACCTGTCTCCGCTACCACTCTTGTCTGCGGCGATGGTGCTCTATCTGCTTTGGCAGATCAAACGCTTGCCACAGGACAATGATCGCAGCGCGTGGGGGCCGTTCATGGCGGCAATGGCGCTGTTCGTGCTCGCTTTCGGTGGCATGGCCTATTCATTCTACCCCTATGTGGTGCCGGAACAGATAACGATTTACGAGGCCGCATCCGCCCCGGAAAGCTTGCTTATCATCCTGATCGGCACACTTTTCGTTCTGCCCGCCATCTTGGGCTATACCATTCTGTCCTATTCTATTTTTCGCGGTAAGGCGACTGAACTGCGATACGACTAA
- a CDS encoding aspartate/glutamate racemase family protein — MACVGLIVPPAAGEVPPEPPQLYPDVTFIAEGMALPQLTPEGYDSVIGHTAALAKRLKECGAEAVSLMGTSLSFYRGPEGNAQVRDAMAEASGLPVTTMTDSVLEALATLNASRVAVATAYEEPVNRALMAYFEQAGIETVTLKALHLRQIEDIFAVTADDLITLGRSAMEEAEGAEALFISCGGLRTLPVIRPLEDEFNLPVVTSATAGAWGARRLLGHSGKAAGFGRLFGD, encoded by the coding sequence ATGGCTTGTGTCGGTCTTATCGTGCCGCCTGCCGCCGGAGAAGTCCCGCCTGAACCACCACAGCTTTATCCCGACGTGACATTCATCGCTGAAGGGATGGCATTGCCGCAACTCACGCCCGAAGGGTACGATAGCGTGATCGGTCACACCGCCGCATTGGCTAAGCGCCTGAAAGAGTGCGGTGCAGAAGCGGTATCCCTGATGGGAACATCCCTAAGCTTTTACCGCGGGCCAGAAGGAAACGCGCAGGTGCGTGATGCCATGGCAGAGGCTTCGGGCCTGCCTGTGACAACCATGACAGATTCCGTTCTGGAAGCGTTGGCAACGCTCAACGCCAGTCGCGTTGCCGTCGCCACCGCTTATGAAGAGCCTGTCAACCGCGCTTTGATGGCGTACTTTGAGCAGGCTGGCATCGAGACCGTCACGCTCAAGGCGCTTCACCTGAGACAGATCGAAGATATTTTTGCTGTTACCGCAGATGACCTGATCACTCTAGGACGTTCAGCGATGGAGGAAGCCGAGGGAGCGGAGGCGCTCTTTATCTCTTGCGGCGGATTGCGGACGCTGCCGGTGATCAGGCCGCTGGAGGATGAGTTTAACCTGCCTGTCGTCACTAGCGCGACCGCTGGTGCTTGGGGCGCGCGCCGGCTACTGGGCCACTCCGGTAAAGCCGCAGGTTTCGGCAGATTGTTCGGCGATTAG